caacaagtgctcaacgtatgtgggaactcatttaagactgttggaaaagcattcctcctGAAAGTTGTTgagacaatgccaagagtgtggaaagctgCCATCAGggaaaagggtgactacttttTTTTAGATTTagatttggttactacatgattccatgtgttatttcatagatgtcttcactgttattctacaatgtagaaaatagtaaaaataaagaaaaacccttgaatgaataggtgtgtccaaacttttgattggcaCTGTATATGTTGCACGTTCAGTAGATCCTCGTCAATAAAAATCATCTTACCAGATTCGTTTTTTTCtgtactttatttagtctgtctaacaagctttattattttttaaaaacaaCCCCAAAAACACGCCAATGCATTGCAGCTCACAGGCCTTCCCTGAAGAAGCAATGCAATGCGATATCCACTAAAATAAAGGCTTTTAAAATTCTCTCCACGAGAGAGTGTCTTGTATTTTTTGAAGTATAATGTTTTTACACAGCTGCAACTTAATTGGTTGCTATAAGTTATACCTCGTTCTCCAATGAACTCCACTTCTCCTTATTTTCATTCTAGTTATCAAAGCAGCTCTCCCTCCTTTTTTTGAACGTTGAAATAAACCTTGCTTCATTTTGTCTTTGGAAACTTGAGAGAGTGTGCATTTGTCACAGATGTTTTCCATGCTTGAATTGAAAACATTTAGCCAGTCTCTCTTTCAAAAACTTGATACTGCACACCGTGTTTCATGAATATCATGCAAAGCACATTGTGACTGGCTATCTACTAGGTAACAGATAAGAGGATAGCTCAGACGAAGctcactctctcctctaccatTGCAGCGGTCTAGAAAGCCTGATAGAGGAGAAGAGGCATCACACACTCGGAGACAATGGACAAAATTAAAAAGGACCTGTCCGAAGCTGTATTCACTCCTTCCTCTCTAATAAATGGACGAGGGGCCCTGCACATGACTCAGATAGTGCTGGGCATCTTGACCTTCATCCTGGCCGCTGTTCAGGGCGAGACTCAACACACCTACTGGAACTATGCCATGTTCACCTGGGCCTTCTGCTCCATCATGACCCTCATCATCACCGTCATTGAGATGTTCatgctccacctcctcctcaaGATTTGTCTGGACTGGGACGACTTCACCACGGGAATGGCGATGTCCTCCGCTCTCATGACCGCGTCCGTCTTCGTCATGTACGCCAACTTCTACATCTGCAAAAAATGTTTGTACTCGATTGTGATCGCCTTCCTCGCCCTACTTTGTGGCGTGGCCTACATCTTAGAGGTAGTGAAAGATAAGTTCATGGATAAGAAGAAGGGGAGCTACCTGGCCGCCCTGCCTGGCTTCTGGAAAGTTCTGGAGGCTTTCGTGAGCTGCATCATTTTTATCTCCCTCACGGGTTATGACGGGAAACCGGCACTGATCATGTGCATTGTGGCCTATGTCATTCCCTTTCCCATCATCCCTATTATCATCATCACCAACATCTTCACAAAAATTAAGAACTGTTTGCCATTtaatatagacaggtttgtgtttatatttctggtCATCTCTGTGGTCCTCTATACCTTTGCTGCCATCGTCTGGCCCATCTATACGTTCAGAGGCAACCCTCGTCCCAGTGACTGTCCTGGAAGCTTCTGTATCTGGGCCATTCAGTTCATGGTGGCATTCATGACATACGTCAATCTGATCCTCTTTATAGTGGACTTGGTGTTTACCCTGCTTGGGATGTGTGGCTTCAAACGCTCATAGTGGTAACTgatctctgtctgtatctgtttTACTGTACTATATAATCCATAGCTTTTCATGAATGATTTGTTGTTGCATTGAATAGTCATTTAATAAGAGCTGCTGTTTCCCTCATCTTTTTTTAGATTTTGAAAAAAAATTATTATAGTTTAAAGTAGAACAAATATAAACCCTGCAGTGACCTCTGAGGACTTTGTCATGATGTTACACGTTCACGATGAAATGATCCAGATAGAACGTAAAGGGTATAGTTACAATGTCAATCACATATGGATATTTCCATTTACATAAAAGTAGCCTACGTAACAGCATTACATGGCCAACATTCACAACTACTGTATATGATAAAGGATTTTGAAGTACCACAACCACATCTCTTTTCATTACGTtaaatatgtttgtgtgtgagttgCAGCACTGGCCTACTGTCCTTTTACCACTTGAATTCTCGGGGGCACTTTATTTAGATTGACGACAGACTATCTGTAGAGTCTCTATCTACTAAACCTAGCCCttatcctaacctcaacccttaACCAGACCCCTAACCCTTGTgctcacctaaccataaccttagcaagcagttgct
This DNA window, taken from Oncorhynchus nerka isolate Pitt River linkage group LG23, Oner_Uvic_2.0, whole genome shotgun sequence, encodes the following:
- the LOC115106190 gene encoding myeloid-associated differentiation marker-like protein 2; translated protein: MDKIKKDLSEAVFTPSSLINGRGALHMTQIVLGILTFILAAVQGETQHTYWNYAMFTWAFCSIMTLIITVIEMFMLHLLLKICLDWDDFTTGMAMSSALMTASVFVMYANFYICKKCLYSIVIAFLALLCGVAYILEVVKDKFMDKKKGSYLAALPGFWKVLEAFVSCIIFISLTGYDGKPALIMCIVAYVIPFPIIPIIIITNIFTKIKNCLPFNIDRFVFIFLVISVVLYTFAAIVWPIYTFRGNPRPSDCPGSFCIWAIQFMVAFMTYVNLILFIVDLVFTLLGMCGFKRS